ACTGCTAACAGGAGGCTAAATTTTCTGTGGCATCTTCCCTAGTTCCTCGGACTTTTTTAAGCCACTAGCATTAGTAGTCCAGCAATGTTTCTCCTATAACCTATTTTTGCTTAACTGCggtaaggaagagaagaaagaaacaggtCTAGTTCAGAATCCAGGAGGCACGCCACCCTCTTCCTGAAGGATGGCATTAGCTGGGTACAGGAGCTGCAGGCCAACGACCTGCCCTCCTAGCCAGCACCAGAGATCAACGACCTACAGCTGAAAGCCAGAGCCCCTGGTATCTCCGATTGAGGGTTGGGCGGAGTGGATTAGAAGTTAAGGAACTTGAGTCAGTATCCCTGGGTGCCTGGCACCCACTACCAACACCTTTGGCCTGGAATCTGAGAGGAGGTGTGGGGGCTGGACAACAAATGCATTTTCATTCTAACGTTTTAGGCTGGCGCCCTTCAGTCTGCGGAGCTATGAGGTCAGAATAGCGGAGAAACAACCCACCTGGCCGGGGTCACCTCACTGCTGACCTTGTACAGTTTGGGAATCCCTATATGATAAAATACGCCGACCTGACGGGGGAGCCTCCTAAGCCTCAAGCTGCTTGGGAGCGAGTCGGTGAGCCCCTAGCAAGGCCGCCTTCTGTCCGGCTGACTCCGCCAAGGGGAGCAAGCCAGACCTCCCACCGTGTGTCCCCGTCCTGCCACCACCAACGCCCCACAGGGTCCCGTTCCGGGCTGCCCGCCCCGCCCGGGGTCCCCGCGCCCCGCGCGCTCACCCAGCCGCCGCTCGCCTCCAGCCAGGCGCCGTGCTGCCCGGAGAGCCAACCGCACAGCAGGGCCACCATGGACCGGCAGTCCGGGTCAACGTCGGCCTCCCGCCTCGGGCCCGGCTTCGGACACCCGTCGGTGCCCCGCGGCGTTCTCTCCAGCAGCGTCCCCGCGAAGGTCACGAGCGCCACCACGCGGCCCCAGCTGAGGACGCCGCGGTCCTCTGCCAACTCCCGGGCCGTTTGCGCCACCAGCTCGACGCGGTTGCCGCGGTAGTCGCGGTACTGGGACAGGAACTGGTGGTTGCGCTGCTGTACCTGGGCGGCCACGGAGCGCAGCACGGAGGCCTCGGGTGTGGACGGCGGCCGCCCGGCGGTGCCCGGCTCCCGGGCGCAGTACTCCAGGTAGTCGGCCAACAGCCGCGCCGTGCGCTCGGTCAACGCGTCCGCCATAGCCCGGCCTCTGCCCGGCGCCGACCCCGGCCGGTTTTCTAGGCCCAGCAGCGCCCCGCCCCGACTCCACGCGGCCCCGGGAGTTGTTTTTCTAGGTGCGGAGAGGAATCTTTGATGGGAATCCCACCTGCACCTGTTCCGGTCCCAAGCGAGGCCCTGCGGAGTGCACGTGGTCACGTAGCGGGCCGGCGCGGGGCGAGAACTTTTGCGGTTGTTTAGCTCTCGGCCTCCCCAGGCTAAGAATTCAGAAGGGACAGGCTGGAAAAGTTGGGTAGGCTCTTGCGTCCTCTTAAGGAGAGGTTGACAGTCCACACCCAGCCCAGCTCTGGTGCGAGGATTATGAGCATCTCTCATCCAGGTGCATGTTGGAGATGCCTTTCTTGGGTTCTGGCATGTGACAGAAAACAGGATAATTTTTCAGGCTGCTAGATTAGCTGTATTCATTCATCCCTTCACTCATATTTATTCAGTCTTTTCAGCTAGACCTCCCCTGTTTAGCACTGGGGATATAATGAAGGACAAACTAGATATGTGGTCTCTACTCCCAAGGACACTACAGTCTAGTGATGCGACAAAGAAACAGGCCATCACAATAGTTTAATGATCGCTGTTAACAGGAGAAGTTGAGTGAACCTTCAGCTCTATTAGGCTGGTGGCTGTTACTTGTAGCTACCGTT
This is a stretch of genomic DNA from Manis javanica isolate MJ-LG chromosome 8, MJ_LKY, whole genome shotgun sequence. It encodes these proteins:
- the BCL2L10 gene encoding bcl-2-like protein 10 isoform X3 codes for the protein MRDAHNPRTRAGLGVDCQPLLKRTQEPTQLFQPVPSEFLAWGGRELNNRKSSRPAPARYVTTCTPQGLAWDRNRCRWDSHQRFLSAPRKTTPGAAWSRGGALLGLENRPGSAPGRGRAMADALTERTARLLADYLEYCAREPGTAGRPPSTPEASVLRSVAAQVQQRNHQFLSQYRDYRGNRVELVAQTARELAEDRGVLSWGRVVALVTFAGTLLERTPRGTDGCPKPGPRREADVDPDCRSMVALLCGWLSGQHGAWLEASGGWDGFCRFFTPMLPSPWRRGLAQVLLSGFMAAMLVYFWKKSLTVSLQATIASR
- the BCL2L10 gene encoding bcl-2-like protein 10 isoform X1, coding for MRDAHNPRTRAGLGVDCQPLLKRTQEPTQLFQPVPSEFLAWGGRELNNRKSSRPAPARYVTTCTPQGLAWDRNRCRWDSHQRFLSAPRKTTPGAAWSRGGALLGLENRPGSAPGRGRAMADALTERTARLLADYLEYCAREPGTAGRPPSTPEASVLRSVAAQVQQRNHQFLSQYRDYRGNRVELVAQTARELAEDRGVLSWGRVVALVTFAGTLLERTPRGTDGCPKPGPRREADVDPDCRSMVALLCGWLSGQHGAWLEASGGWDGFCRFFTPMLPSPWRRGLAQVLLSGFMAAMLVYFWKKSLYLLLRIFQVMRKTDQQHTDGKQDQEGADWGLGKLASVPTWFPPSQPQNVP
- the BCL2L10 gene encoding bcl-2-like protein 10 isoform X2, with the translated sequence MRDAHNPRTRAGLGVDCQPLLKRTQEPTQLFQPVPSEFLAWGGRELNNRKSSRPAPARYVTTCTPQGLAWDRNRCRWDSHQRFLSAPRKTTPGAAWSRGGALLGLENRPGSAPGRGRAMADALTERTARLLADYLEYCAREPGTAGRPPSTPEASVLRSVAAQVQQRNHQFLSQYRDYRGNRVELVAQTARELAEDRGVLSWGRVVALVTFAGTLLERTPRGTDGCPKPGPRREADVDPDCRSMVALLCGWLSGQHGAWLEASGGWDGFCRFFTPMLPSPWRRGLAQVLLSGFMAAMLVYFWKKSLPCGSTSVDSSTPYPTPEQGPDLA